In the genome of Bacillus sp. S3, one region contains:
- the cobA gene encoding uroporphyrinogen-III C-methyltransferase: protein MKTGKVFLVGAGPGDVGLITVKGLEAIKQAEVILYDRLANPKLLEFAASDCELIYCGKLPDRHILRQENINDLLVAKALAGKIVVRLKGGDPGVFGRVGEEAAALAHYQIPFEIVPGISSGIAAPLYAGIPVTHRDHAESFAVVTAHDKSEGGKPRLDWEGLARGVDTIAFYMGVGNLPFICENLVNHGKPASTPVILIQWGTFGRQKTLQGTLADITEKAAAAKFSNPAIILVGEVVSLREKINWFEKKPLYSRQILLARTGESVSCLAQELMKHGADVIEFPKWKRTILPVDLTNVPSYEKILFTSPESVAEFFIAVFEEGIDIRTIRADFYGASSKSVKALKQRGFKAKLAEKMPESGTLLIVGDDRIKLERNADILVTSKKEIDRQFVPIFQRMLEESDVNTMVFPSSASVEPFVEALKECGIDAAKLLNGLQVVSMGKLTMTVVEAAGLPSHGMPEKATKESLVEYLAGQTYEGA from the coding sequence ATGAAAACAGGAAAAGTATTTTTAGTAGGCGCAGGGCCAGGGGACGTTGGGTTAATCACCGTGAAAGGATTGGAAGCAATTAAGCAGGCCGAAGTCATTTTATATGACCGGCTTGCCAATCCAAAACTATTGGAATTTGCTGCAAGTGATTGCGAGTTAATTTATTGCGGCAAATTGCCTGACCGCCATATTTTGCGCCAGGAGAACATCAATGATCTTTTAGTGGCAAAGGCGTTAGCTGGAAAAATAGTTGTCCGTTTAAAGGGCGGCGATCCAGGTGTTTTCGGCCGTGTTGGTGAAGAAGCGGCAGCCCTCGCGCACTACCAAATTCCTTTTGAGATTGTTCCTGGTATTTCATCGGGGATTGCCGCTCCTCTCTACGCGGGGATCCCTGTAACCCATCGCGATCATGCCGAATCCTTTGCTGTTGTCACCGCCCATGACAAATCCGAGGGTGGAAAACCGCGCCTCGATTGGGAAGGGCTCGCCCGTGGTGTGGATACGATTGCTTTTTACATGGGGGTAGGAAATTTACCGTTTATTTGTGAAAATCTTGTCAATCATGGCAAACCAGCTTCCACTCCAGTTATTTTGATTCAATGGGGTACATTTGGCCGTCAGAAAACATTGCAGGGGACACTTGCCGATATTACGGAAAAGGCTGCGGCAGCCAAGTTCAGCAATCCCGCGATTATCCTTGTTGGAGAAGTCGTCTCACTTCGTGAAAAAATCAACTGGTTTGAGAAAAAGCCGCTTTATAGCCGGCAGATCCTCCTGGCCCGTACCGGCGAAAGTGTAAGCTGCTTGGCGCAGGAATTGATGAAGCATGGTGCGGATGTCATTGAATTTCCAAAATGGAAAAGGACGATATTGCCTGTCGATCTAACAAATGTGCCCTCCTACGAAAAGATTCTTTTTACCTCACCCGAAAGTGTGGCAGAATTTTTTATAGCCGTATTTGAGGAGGGAATAGATATCCGAACCATTCGTGCCGACTTTTATGGAGCTTCTAGTAAATCGGTAAAAGCTTTAAAGCAACGCGGATTTAAGGCGAAGCTTGCTGAGAAGATGCCTGAGTCTGGAACGTTACTCATTGTTGGCGATGACCGTATAAAGCTCGAAAGAAATGCTGACATATTGGTAACGAGTAAAAAAGAGATAGACCGGCAGTTTGTGCCTATTTTTCAAAGAATGCTAGAGGAATCTGACGTGAATACAATGGTCTTCCCAAGCAGTGCCTCTGTTGAACCGTTTGTCGAAGCATTAAAAGAATGTGGCATAGATGCAGCAAAACTATTAAACGGGCTTCAGGTTGTCAGCATGGGAAAGCTAACAATGACAGTGGTGGAAGCTGCCGGGCTCCCATCCCATGGAATGCCGGAAAAAGCGACGAAGGAATCCTTGGTTGAATATTTGGCGGGCCAGACGTATGAGGGGGCGTGA